DNA from Pichia kudriavzevii chromosome 5, complete sequence:
CTTCAGTAAATCCAATAGTAACTAATTCAAAATCTGGGTTTTCATTCACGACATTAGTCGGCATGATGGCACGTGGTAACAAGGCAGTGGCAAGGGATGTAGAAGTTGCCTCGGCTGATGCATCAGACGGCGTTTTGGTTTCAGCAATAATTACTGTGGGCAACCAAGTAGTTGTTAAGACTAAGATACCGGAAGATGACGTAGTGGCATTTTTACCTGTTTCCTCTGAAGTTGATGTATCTTGAGATTGAGGTGCGTTTGTCTCAACAAAACTAGTAGTAGCTGGGTTGGAATTAACAGGAGTCTGTGTTACAATGTTCGAAACTGGTGCAGGGTTAGATATCGAGGTGGCAACTGAAACTGGCACggtattttgattttgagcAACAGGCTGACTGGATGAGAAAGTAGATGTGGTGACTGGATAAGAAGGAAAGTCAGAAGTATATGCCTgggatgatgatgaaattgcagaaacagaaaaatgCGACTCAATTTCACTACTCACTCCCATATACGATGCCTTTGTAATAGCAGAAATACTCGAAGTCGAAACCACAGATGTGGATGGTAAGACTGTACTAGTAAGTGATGAAGGTTGCACGTATTGCTGGCTTGATGTTGAGGGCCAAGAAACAGATGATCTTGAGCTCACAGTGGATGCAGCTGGAGTAACGTTTGAAACCCATGtggatgttgaaattggaGTACTTGAGACTTCTGATGTAGAGTATGTTGGAGGGATAAACGAACCTGAGCTTGTGTCAAAAACTTCTGAAgtagaagaagttggagCAATAAATGAAGTGTCGGTACTATTAGAAACTTCAGAAAATGTAGACCTGCCAACAGAAGTCGAGTCAGTTGAACTGAAGCTGTAAGGTGTTGATGTGGACAAAACATCGTTACTACTTGGGATTTGGGTCGACAAGGATAGAATAtcagaagcagaagaacTAGAGAACTTCATTGAAGCCTCGGTATTGCTTGTGACACTAGTTGACAAAAACAACTCTGAAGATGTAGAACTTAGTTGAACAGAGACACTTGTAGAGACTTGTGTGCTGCTTGGAGTGTACGTCGATGCAGGTATATCGTTTGACGAACTTAAGACaggaaaagagaaagtCGTTTGTGTCTCTGAACTACTTGAGCCATCACttgatgaagaggatggagaaatcaaaacacTGTCAGGCTGGGTGGCATCAGTGGAGGATACACTAGATGATTCCACTTCTGAAGTAGTAAGACTACCCGAAGTGTCGGAAGAATAAGTATCAGTGACAGAGGAAGGAGTTGTTACTGACGATGCAGAAACTGACCCTTCGCTACCACCCGTAGTGACGCTTGAGGATACTGTGgtatgaaaaattaaatcCCAGTCTGGAGTCGAAGCAAATGAAAAGCTGGTTTGAGTAGGTCCCCAAACTACAGTAGATTCTGAAGATGGTTGTATACTAACTAGTGAACTCGTAAAGTCGGTTGAACTAGTAGGTTCTGTGGAACTCGCAGAGTCGGTTGAACTAGTAGGTTCTGTGGAACTCGTAGAGTCGGTTGAACTAGTAGGTTCTATGGAACTCGCAGAGTCAGTTGAACTAGTAGGTTCTGTGGAACTCGTAGAGTCAGTTGAACTAGTAGGTTCTGTGGAACTCGTAGAGTCGGTTGAACTAGTAGGTTCTGTGGAACTAGTAGGTTCTGTGGAACTTGTAGAGTCGGTTGAGCTAGTAGAGCTGGTTGAGCTAGTAAATTCATTCAAGCTCGTTGATTCCGGTAAGCTGGTTGCTTCTGTTGAGCTGGTGGTAGACTCTAAATTCGAAAACCCCAAAGCAGTTGCACGACTCTGGACATCAGAAGACACTTCAAATGAAGTAGCTGGGCTTGAAAGAGAGATGGTATCTAAACTTGTCTCTGACGTATCTTGCTGGTTATATGtggatgaagatgaagtaTAAGTACTAGAAGTAATAGGTGCCGGTGTATAAGAAGTTGAATCTGCCAGAGTAGGTGTTGAGGATGTTTCCTCACTTGAGGTTGATTCGGTCAAGGATGATGGTGAAGGAGTATAAAACAGCCCCCAATTAAGCGTatctgaagatgatgaggaCGATGACGGTGATATTATTTGAGCGTCTGAGCTGCTTGATGTGGTAGAAGGTGCAGATTGTTGGGTGTTTGTTTCTGTAGGAGAGAAGTCAAGGCTGGATGTAGATGTAGGCATAGGAGTAGTTGTAGGTGTCGGATCTGAAAATGTCTCGCTGCTTGAGCTTTCCAAAGAGGTAAGAGAAACAACAGGCGTTGGAGACTGTGTTAAATCGGTGAACAAGCTGCTGGAAGACTGAGCATCAACCGAGCTTGAGATCTCATTTATATATTggttgatgttgttgttattgttgttattgttgttgtacTTATCATTTGCATGGGTGGAAAAGAAGTCACTATGTTCTCCAGCAGACGCATGTGGAATTGAAAGAAGAACCAAAGgtatcaaaaaaaaatttagcATGTTTGTAAGAGATGTAATAAACCGAAATGAATGACTGGATGTGAGTAAAGTGGGTTGTGATTATATCTTTTACCTATGATGGCGATCTTggaaaagaataaaagaCTAGGATTTATCCTAAGTAGGCATATATGTATTTCTGTGAAAATGTTTGAGAACAACAAATTAACCAATTGCCTAGtcaatcaacaataaaacaattgataaaatctGGCAAATAGTCCACGGGTGGATTCATACGACTGAAATGGATCCAGTCTTGAAGCGATGACCAAAAACAGAGAGTCTCTAAAGATGCAAGTGAATGAGGATCctggaaaaaatatagcCTGATATAAACGATTGGAAGAGGCTCTAAAGAGATGCGTTGGTGGGACACTAGTATGTGTATGATACGTGTCTGTATGTAGAGGTGTGTCTTGTATGTATGAAGCCTCTATATCAGCTACGTTCCTCAGTGTAAGGAAGGACAGCTATATCACACTTTGTTGTCGAATTTGATGCAAACAA
Protein-coding regions in this window:
- a CDS encoding uncharacterized protein (PKUD0E01510; similar to Saccharomyces cerevisiae YDR420W (HKR1); ancestral locus Anc_5.524) codes for the protein MLNFFLIPLVLLSIPHASAGEHSDFFSTHANDKYNNNNNNNNNINQYINEISSSVDAQSSSSLFTDLTQSPTPVVSLTSLESSSSETFSDPTPTTTPMPTSTSSLDFSPTETNTQQSAPSTTSSSSDAQIISPSSSSSSSDTLNWGLFYTPSPSSLTESTSSEETSSTPTLADSTSYTPAPITSSTYTSSSSTYNQQDTSETSLDTISLSSPATSFEVSSDVQSRATALGFSNLESTTSSTEATSLPESTSLNEFTSSTSSTSSTDSTSSTEPTSSTEPTSSTDSTSSTEPTSSTDSTSSTEPTSSTDSASSIEPTSSTDSTSSTEPTSSTDSASSTEPTSSTDFTSSLVSIQPSSESTVVWGPTQTSFSFASTPDWDLIFHTTVSSSVTTGGSEGSVSASSVTTPSSVTDTYSSDTSGSLTTSEVESSSVSSTDATQPDSVLISPSSSSSDGSSSSETQTTFSFPVLSSSNDIPASTYTPSSTQVSTSVSVQLSSTSSELFLSTSVTSNTEASMKFSSSSASDILSLSTQIPSSNDVLSTSTPYSFSSTDSTSVGRSTFSEVSNSTDTSFIAPTSSTSEVFDTSSGSFIPPTYSTSEVSSTPISTSTWVSNVTPAASTVSSRSSVSWPSTSSQQYVQPSSLTSTVLPSTSVVSTSSISAITKASYMGVSSEIESHFSVSAISSSSQAYTSDFPSYPVTTSTFSSSQPVAQNQNTVPVSVATSISNPAPVSNIVTQTPVNSNPATTSFVETNAPQSQDTSTSEETGKNATTSSSGILVLTTTWLPTVIIAETKTPSDASAEATSTSLATALLPRAIMPTNVVNENPDFELVTIGFTEALNYAFVVQHSLSSAQIFEYLPLVLANGFPEVSTKHIVVKSLVPYQSVQVDYMITVAEVYFDKKYIDELQDAVTNRTSLIYSNPDKTISSLAELIDPKIPVDGLLSSLNAVQSVGSSDSNNRASGENSREENIAASLGSLDSDAISASTTPASKKVGGIRRFFIIFFSVLGACLLYGAIVIYFFRRKMMKHRLPEDNDWSDNDFSSSEDKFISKEFKDLNYSGSLGDVRLNRSESSLNTSQNHSSISNILGFIKKQESPRSIPEISAPVNVKSSLGW